A DNA window from Geoalkalibacter sp. contains the following coding sequences:
- the lon gene encoding endopeptidase La: protein MENASANHDLIIPASLPLLPVRDVVVFPYMILPLFVGREKSVAAVEAALAGDRLIMLAAQKEFGEEEPGTEDIYAVGTVAMIMRMLKMPDGRVKILVQGLAKARLTAFLAEDPYFRVSVERIEEPPLAPALEVEALMRTVRNQLSQAVSLGKGISPEVLVVVENMEDAGSLADVIASNIGLKVAEAQEVIEISDPLARLRRVKDMLARELELLAMQADIQTQAKEEMGKSQREYFLREQLRAIQSELGDADPRAQDVAELREKLEKAGLPKEAREEADKQLRRLETMHAESAEYSMQRTYLDWLVELPWKKTTRDNLNLAKAHQVLEEDHYNLEKIKERILEFLAVRKLKKDMKGPILCFVGPPGVGKTSLGKSIARALGRKFVRISLGGMRDEAEIRGHRRTYVGALPGRIIQGLKQAGTNNPVFMLDEIDKLGMDFRGDPSSALLEVLDPEQNHAFSDHYINLAFDLSNVMFIATANIMDPVPSALKDRMEVIRLSGYTAEEKLHIAERYLIPRQREANGLKEKQIRFTRPALLRLITEYTAEAGLRNLEREIGSICRKAARRFAEGRQKSAVTVTEAAVERYLGPPRFLPEEDRAEHEVGVATGLAWTEVGGDVLYIEVNTMKGKGGLTLTGQLGEVMKESAHAALSFARSRAEELGIDPAFFESHDIHVHVPAGAIPKDGPSAGVTIAVALISALTKRPVSKDVAMTGELTLRGKVLPIGGLKEKVLAAVRHHIGTVLLPQRNVKDLEDIPAHLRKKVRLVAVRTMDDVLKATLVETP, encoded by the coding sequence TTGGAAAACGCGTCCGCCAACCACGATCTGATCATCCCCGCAAGCCTGCCGCTGCTGCCGGTGCGCGACGTGGTGGTCTTTCCCTACATGATCCTGCCCCTGTTCGTCGGCCGGGAAAAATCCGTCGCCGCCGTGGAGGCGGCCCTCGCCGGCGATCGCCTGATCATGCTCGCCGCGCAGAAGGAATTCGGCGAGGAAGAGCCCGGCACCGAGGACATCTACGCGGTGGGCACCGTCGCCATGATCATGCGCATGCTCAAGATGCCCGACGGTCGCGTCAAGATTCTCGTGCAGGGGTTGGCCAAGGCGCGTCTCACCGCCTTTCTCGCCGAGGATCCCTATTTTCGCGTGAGCGTCGAGCGTATCGAGGAGCCGCCCCTGGCGCCGGCCCTCGAGGTCGAGGCGCTGATGCGCACGGTGCGCAACCAGCTCAGCCAGGCGGTGAGCCTGGGCAAGGGCATCTCTCCCGAAGTGCTGGTGGTGGTGGAGAACATGGAGGACGCCGGCAGCCTCGCCGACGTCATCGCCAGCAATATCGGCCTGAAAGTCGCCGAGGCCCAGGAGGTCATCGAGATCAGCGATCCCCTGGCGCGGCTGCGCCGCGTCAAGGACATGCTCGCCCGCGAGCTGGAACTGCTCGCCATGCAGGCCGACATCCAGACCCAGGCCAAGGAGGAGATGGGCAAGAGCCAGCGCGAATATTTCCTGCGCGAGCAGCTGCGCGCCATCCAGAGCGAGCTGGGCGACGCCGACCCGCGCGCCCAGGACGTCGCCGAGCTACGCGAGAAGCTGGAAAAAGCCGGCCTGCCCAAGGAGGCGCGCGAGGAGGCCGACAAGCAGCTGCGCCGTCTGGAAACCATGCACGCCGAGTCGGCCGAATACTCCATGCAGCGCACCTACCTCGACTGGCTGGTGGAGCTGCCGTGGAAAAAGACCACCCGCGACAATCTCAACCTGGCCAAGGCCCATCAGGTACTCGAGGAGGATCATTACAACCTGGAGAAGATCAAGGAGCGCATCCTTGAATTTCTCGCCGTGCGCAAGCTCAAAAAGGACATGAAGGGGCCGATTCTGTGCTTCGTTGGCCCGCCCGGGGTGGGCAAGACCAGTCTCGGCAAGTCCATCGCGCGCGCTCTGGGGCGCAAGTTCGTGCGCATCTCCCTGGGCGGGATGCGCGACGAGGCGGAAATCCGCGGCCATCGCCGCACCTACGTGGGCGCTTTGCCCGGGCGCATCATCCAGGGACTCAAGCAGGCCGGCACCAACAATCCGGTGTTCATGCTCGATGAGATCGACAAACTCGGCATGGATTTTCGCGGCGATCCCTCTTCGGCGCTCCTCGAGGTGCTCGACCCCGAGCAGAACCACGCGTTTTCCGATCACTACATCAACCTGGCCTTCGATCTGTCCAACGTGATGTTCATCGCCACGGCCAACATCATGGACCCGGTGCCCTCGGCCCTCAAGGATCGCATGGAGGTGATTCGCCTTTCAGGCTACACCGCCGAGGAAAAGCTGCACATCGCCGAGCGCTATCTGATTCCGCGCCAGCGTGAAGCCAACGGCCTCAAGGAGAAGCAGATCCGCTTCACGCGCCCGGCGCTACTGCGCCTGATCACCGAGTACACCGCCGAGGCGGGGCTGCGCAACCTGGAGCGCGAGATCGGCAGCATCTGCCGCAAGGCGGCGCGGCGCTTCGCCGAGGGGCGGCAGAAAAGCGCGGTGACGGTGACGGAAGCCGCCGTCGAGCGCTATCTGGGGCCGCCGCGTTTTCTCCCCGAGGAGGATCGCGCCGAGCACGAGGTGGGGGTGGCCACCGGATTGGCCTGGACGGAAGTGGGCGGCGACGTGCTCTACATCGAGGTCAACACCATGAAGGGCAAGGGCGGCCTGACCCTGACCGGACAGCTCGGCGAGGTGATGAAGGAAAGCGCCCACGCGGCCCTCTCCTTCGCGCGCTCGCGGGCCGAGGAGCTGGGCATCGACCCGGCCTTCTTCGAGAGCCACGACATTCACGTGCATGTGCCGGCCGGCGCCATTCCCAAGGATGGTCCCTCGGCCGGGGTGACCATCGCCGTCGCCCTGATCTCGGCCCTCACCAAGCGGCCGGTGAGCAAGGACGTGGCCATGACCGGCGAGCTGACCCTGCGCGGCAAGGTGCTGCCCATCGGCGGGCTCAAGGAGAAGGTGCTGGCGGCGGTGCGCCACCACATCGGCACGGTGCTGCTGCCCCAGCGCAATGTGAAGGATCTCGAGGACATTCCGGCGCATCTGCGCAAGAAGGTTCGGCTGGTGGCGGTGCGCACCATGGACGACGTGCTCAAGGCGACCCTGGTCGAGACACCATGA
- the thiL gene encoding thiamine-phosphate kinase, with the protein MKLSEIGEFGFIDRLRRRAPGGAELVLGIGDDCAASRLAPGELLLTSTDLLIEEVHFRRDWSDLKTLGRKCVSVNVSDVAAMGGEPSSLYLGLGIPAGFGVEDLDAFADGVLAACAEYGAVLAGGDTCGSPGPLFISVTVQGRVPEDQLLTRAGARPGDLLWVSGRLGESALALRELLAGGRPGPSAANAHHDPRARVALGRALAAQGLATALIDISDGLLADLGHILDSSAVGALVESAALPLGPDLRASLAADPSLIDLALSGGEDYELLFTSPPALAPAVAALGTELVPVTQIGRILPQGDGLRLLDAQGRPRKPSRSGFNHFGS; encoded by the coding sequence ATGAAGCTCTCGGAGATCGGCGAGTTCGGCTTCATCGACCGCCTGCGGCGGCGCGCCCCGGGCGGCGCGGAGCTGGTGCTGGGCATCGGCGATGACTGCGCCGCGAGCCGGTTGGCGCCAGGCGAGCTGTTGCTCACCAGCACCGATCTGCTCATCGAGGAGGTGCATTTCCGGCGTGACTGGAGCGATCTGAAAACCCTGGGGCGCAAATGCGTGAGTGTCAACGTCAGTGATGTCGCCGCCATGGGCGGAGAGCCCTCAAGTCTGTATCTGGGCCTAGGCATCCCGGCAGGCTTCGGGGTGGAAGATCTCGACGCCTTCGCCGACGGGGTGCTCGCAGCCTGCGCCGAGTACGGCGCGGTGCTGGCCGGCGGCGATACCTGCGGCTCGCCGGGTCCCTTGTTCATCAGCGTCACCGTGCAGGGCCGCGTGCCCGAGGATCAACTGCTGACGCGCGCCGGCGCCCGTCCCGGTGATCTGCTCTGGGTTTCGGGCCGCCTCGGCGAGAGCGCCCTGGCCCTGCGCGAGCTGCTCGCCGGGGGCCGCCCCGGCCCAAGCGCGGCGAACGCTCACCATGATCCCCGCGCCCGCGTTGCCCTGGGCCGCGCCCTGGCGGCGCAGGGTCTGGCGACGGCCCTGATCGACATCTCCGACGGGCTTCTGGCGGATCTGGGTCATATTCTTGACAGTTCCGCCGTCGGCGCCCTGGTGGAAAGCGCCGCCCTGCCCCTGGGCCCGGACCTGCGCGCATCCTTGGCGGCCGATCCCTCCCTGATCGATTTGGCCCTGAGCGGCGGCGAGGATTACGAACTGCTCTTCACCTCGCCCCCCGCCCTGGCCCCGGCCGTCGCCGCCCTGGGCACCGAGCTGGTGCCGGTGACGCAAATCGGCCGCATCCTGCCGCAAGGCGACGGGTTGCGGCTTCTCGATGCCCAGGGCCGGCCCCGAAAACCTTCGCGCTCCGGCTTCAATCACTTCGGTTCCTAG